The window TTTCACTTAAAATTTCATTTTCAAGTCTTATTCCATATTCTCCATCTAAATAAATTCCTGGTTCAACAGTTGTTATCATATTAGGCTCTAAAATAACCCCACTTTTTCCTCTTAAAATATTTGGTCCTTCGTGGACACTTCCTAAATATCCAACTCCGTGACCTGTGGCACATCTATAATCAAGACCTAAATTCCAAATAACACTTCTTGCCACTGTATCAAGATTTCCACAAGTTGTACCTTTTGGAAATTTAAGTTTTGATAAATCTATCAAACTTTTTAATACATAGGTATAATGTTTTTTCATCTCACTTGATACATTTCCTATTGCAAAAGTTCTTGTTATATCTGTACTTCCTTCAAAATAATGTCCACCAGAATCTAAAAGTAAAAAACTTCCCTCTTCTAATGTAACGTTTGAATCAAGACTTGGAAGATAGTGCATCATTGGAGAATTTTTTCCAAAAGCAGATATTGTACTAAAATTATTTCCTAAATATCCCTCTTGCTCTTGCCTAAATTCCTCAACTTTTTTTACAATATCCATTTCTTTCATTTTGCTATAATCTTTTTGATTTTTTAGCCAGTACATTAATTTTGTAACAGCTATCCCATCTTTTATATGAGCATTTATTGTATTTTTTATCTCTGTTTCATTTTTTATAGCTTTTAAACTCACTGTTGGATTTTCTCCGTTTATTATTTCAATATTTTTATTTATACTTTTTACAATAAAGCAATTGACGTTATCATAATCTAATAAAATTTTATTTTTTAAAAGAATATTTTCTAAATAGTTATAAAAATCAAAATAGTCAAAAAGTTCTATATTATTTTCATTGAAATAATTTTTTATTTCAGTTGAGAATTTTGAAATATCTGTGAATAATAATACTCTTTCCATTGAAATAATAGCATAAGCCAAAACAAATGGATTATACTCAATATCGTTTCCTCTTAAATTTAAAAGCCAACCTATATCTTCAAGAGTTGAAAGAATATGAACTGTAGCATTTTTTTCTTTCATTTTTTCTCTTAATCTTTTTAATTTGCTTTCTAAAGATTCTCCAGAAAATTTTTCATCAAGTAGATATACTTTTTCTTTTGGAAGTGTAGGTCTTTCCTCCCATACCTTATCCAATAAATCTATCCCTGTTTTTATTCTAAAATTTTTCTTTTTAGCTATCTCTTCAAATTTTTTATACTCATTAAAAGATACTGTTCTTCCATCAAAAGCTAAGCAATCTCCAGAATTTAATTTTTTTTCTATTATTTGGTATAGAGTATCTTCTCCTTCTACTGCCATTTTCATCATTTTTATTTGAGTGCCTTTTATCTCGTTTTCACATTGAGTAAAATATCTTCCATCTGTCCAAAGATAACAATTTTTACTATCTACGAATATTGTTCCGTTAGATCCGATAAAACCACTTAAATATTCAACACCTTTGAAGAAATCACAAGGGTATTCGCTATTATGAAAATCTGATAAAGTTATAATATATCCATTTATATTATTTTCCCTCATAAAATATCTTAATTTTTCTATTCTATCGTCAATTAATTTTTTCATTTTTATCTTTCCCCCTAATTTGTGGTATAATATATATTATACCATAAAAAATACAAATAATTTCTTTAAAAAAAATAAAAAAATATGTATAATCTACATATGAAACTTAAGGAGGTTCAAATGAAAAAATTCAAAGAAGACCCAAATGATATTATTGAGGGGGAATTTTTAGAAGAAGATATACAAAATGAAAAATTTAATACAGATGAATATAGAGCTTTTTTCAAAGAGGATTCTTTTTGGAATAAGATAAAAGATTATGCTGTAAAAATTGGTTTAAAGGGAATTTATTTTGCTTTGATTTTATATTATGTACTTCAAAAAGAAAATATTCCTCTAAAAGATAAAACTTTAATAATCGGTGCTTTAGGTTATCTTATTGCTCCAGTTGATTTTATTCCAGACCTTATCCCTGGAATGGGATTTGTAGATGACATTGGAGCTTTAACTGTGGTTATTAAAAAAATGTCAGAACATATAGATGATAAAGTTAAAATCCAAGCAAAAGAAAAGTTACAAACTTGGTTTAAAAATATAGATGATATTGAAAAATTTTTATAATAAAAGGTGGATAGATGTTTGAATTTTTTATAGCAAAAAAACATATACTTGAAAAGAAAAAACAAAGTTTCATCGGAATAATTGGGATAATGATTGGGGTTACTGTTCTGATTGTTTCTATTGGTATTTCCAATGGACTTGATAAAAATATGATAGGAAGTATATTATCACTTAGCAGTCATATAAGCGTCTACGA is drawn from Fusobacterium perfoetens and contains these coding sequences:
- a CDS encoding aminopeptidase P family protein, with the translated sequence MKKLIDDRIEKLRYFMRENNINGYIITLSDFHNSEYPCDFFKGVEYLSGFIGSNGTIFVDSKNCYLWTDGRYFTQCENEIKGTQIKMMKMAVEGEDTLYQIIEKKLNSGDCLAFDGRTVSFNEYKKFEEIAKKKNFRIKTGIDLLDKVWEERPTLPKEKVYLLDEKFSGESLESKLKRLREKMKEKNATVHILSTLEDIGWLLNLRGNDIEYNPFVLAYAIISMERVLLFTDISKFSTEIKNYFNENNIELFDYFDFYNYLENILLKNKILLDYDNVNCFIVKSINKNIEIINGENPTVSLKAIKNETEIKNTINAHIKDGIAVTKLMYWLKNQKDYSKMKEMDIVKKVEEFRQEQEGYLGNNFSTISAFGKNSPMMHYLPSLDSNVTLEEGSFLLLDSGGHYFEGSTDITRTFAIGNVSSEMKKHYTYVLKSLIDLSKLKFPKGTTCGNLDTVARSVIWNLGLDYRCATGHGVGYLGSVHEGPNILRGKSGVILEPNMITTVEPGIYLDGEYGIRLENEILSEKTFKNEYGQYLEFRTITFAPFDRDAIEVEYLDKFEIEWLNKYNEVIFETLKTFLDEKELNWLKKVTDKF
- a CDS encoding YkvA family protein; translated protein: MKKFKEDPNDIIEGEFLEEDIQNEKFNTDEYRAFFKEDSFWNKIKDYAVKIGLKGIYFALILYYVLQKENIPLKDKTLIIGALGYLIAPVDFIPDLIPGMGFVDDIGALTVVIKKMSEHIDDKVKIQAKEKLQTWFKNIDDIEKFL